The proteins below are encoded in one region of Bremerella sp. P1:
- a CDS encoding anthranilate synthase component II, with the protein MILVIDNYDSFVHNLARYFRQLGQEVFVRRNDAITIEEIKQVQPDAIVLSPGPCTPTESGICLDVVRHLQAAVPILGVCLGHQAIVEALGGRVVRSNRPMHGQASNITHDGLGVFRELPSPMQVGRYHSLIAERDSLPACLQINAQTDDGTIMAVSHESLPVVGVQFHPESVLTEHGYRLLANFLQMAGLAAPNKVDIAMPKIVIPGGPALAEGDLYWSQEL; encoded by the coding sequence ATGATATTGGTCATCGACAACTACGATAGCTTCGTGCACAACCTGGCGCGGTATTTTCGCCAGTTGGGGCAAGAGGTTTTCGTGCGCCGCAACGATGCCATCACGATCGAAGAGATCAAGCAGGTCCAGCCCGACGCAATCGTCCTTTCACCGGGGCCATGCACACCGACCGAATCTGGCATTTGTCTGGATGTGGTGCGGCACCTTCAAGCGGCGGTGCCTATCTTGGGAGTCTGTCTGGGACATCAAGCGATTGTCGAAGCGTTGGGTGGCCGAGTCGTTCGGTCGAACCGGCCGATGCATGGCCAGGCCTCAAACATCACGCATGATGGATTGGGTGTCTTTCGTGAACTGCCGTCGCCCATGCAAGTTGGCAGGTATCATTCGCTGATTGCGGAGCGAGACTCGCTGCCGGCATGCCTGCAAATCAACGCCCAAACCGATGACGGAACCATCATGGCGGTCTCGCATGAGTCGCTACCAGTTGTGGGGGTTCAGTTTCATCCTGAGTCTGTTCTGACTGAACACGGCTACAGGCTGCTGGCTAACTTTCTACAGATGGCGGGTCTAGCGGCACCGAACAAGGTGGACATTGCCATGCCCAAGATTGTGATCCCCGGCGGTCCAGCGCTGGCCGAGGGGGACCTTTATTGGAGTCAAGAGTTGTGA
- a CDS encoding anthranilate synthase component I family protein: protein MNRSPALGTPLVIPLDDGIQPEDVFTRLARLPHVLWMDSARHDEKLARYSFLMADPLEVIQAGPLQMEDALARLSELEKTFRLDSIADLPPFQGGAAGYFSYDLNRAFEKVPETKFNEFHLPLLSFGVYDWVAAWDHVQGKGWLFSTGFPEVEPEKRQALAKTRADAILAMFASDAVNCEEATPGRVVPASELAPCFACAEFPGVMSNFPKEDYLEAVRRSVEYIHAGDIFQVNLAQRLIVEAKSSSPQLYLKLREKNPAPFAGYYDFGMGQIVSASPERFISVRDRMIESRPIKGTRRRSGRPELDMFWGDELIRSEKDRAENVMIVDLLRNDLSRICKPESVEVTSLCGLETYQTVQHLVSIIVGKLEEEVGIREILEAIFPGGSITGAPKIRAMEIISELEPTARGPYCGSLGYFGFDGSIDWNILIRTVISSGGWWQFPVGGGIVADSHPLREYEETWHKALGLLHAVLDE from the coding sequence ATGAATCGTAGCCCGGCTTTGGGAACTCCGCTTGTCATCCCGCTGGACGATGGCATTCAGCCTGAGGACGTCTTTACGCGACTCGCAAGGTTGCCGCACGTGCTGTGGATGGACAGTGCGCGGCACGACGAGAAGCTCGCGCGCTACAGCTTTCTGATGGCGGATCCTCTCGAGGTCATCCAGGCCGGGCCGCTGCAGATGGAAGATGCCCTGGCGCGGCTGTCGGAACTGGAGAAGACATTTCGGCTGGATAGCATCGCCGATCTTCCACCATTTCAAGGCGGCGCCGCAGGCTACTTTTCGTATGACCTGAACCGGGCCTTTGAAAAGGTGCCAGAGACGAAGTTCAATGAGTTTCATCTCCCGCTGCTATCCTTTGGCGTCTACGACTGGGTGGCCGCCTGGGATCATGTACAGGGGAAAGGTTGGTTGTTCTCAACGGGCTTTCCTGAAGTCGAGCCCGAGAAGCGACAAGCTTTGGCTAAGACAAGGGCCGACGCGATTCTGGCGATGTTTGCGAGTGATGCGGTCAACTGCGAAGAGGCTACTCCTGGAAGGGTGGTTCCTGCATCGGAACTAGCCCCCTGCTTTGCTTGTGCAGAGTTTCCCGGCGTGATGAGCAACTTCCCGAAGGAAGACTACTTGGAAGCCGTGCGTCGATCGGTCGAGTACATTCACGCTGGAGACATCTTCCAAGTTAATCTGGCTCAGCGGCTCATTGTCGAAGCCAAGTCATCTTCACCACAGCTATATCTTAAGCTACGAGAAAAGAACCCTGCCCCGTTTGCCGGATACTATGACTTCGGAATGGGGCAGATCGTGTCGGCTTCGCCTGAACGATTTATTTCGGTTCGTGATCGAATGATCGAATCGAGACCCATCAAGGGAACCAGGCGTCGCAGCGGTCGCCCGGAACTCGATATGTTCTGGGGCGACGAACTGATCCGCAGCGAAAAGGACAGGGCCGAGAACGTGATGATCGTCGACCTGCTGCGGAACGACTTGTCGCGGATCTGTAAGCCTGAGAGCGTCGAGGTAACGAGTCTCTGCGGACTGGAAACTTATCAAACGGTACAGCACCTCGTTTCGATCATCGTGGGGAAGCTGGAAGAGGAAGTGGGCATCCGCGAGATTCTGGAGGCGATCTTCCCCGGCGGTTCGATCACCGGAGCCCCGAAGATTCGGGCGATGGAGATCATTTCGGAACTCGAACCCACGGCTCGAGGGCCTTATTGTGGATCGCTCGGGTATTTTGGTTTCGACGGTTCAATCGACTGGAATATCCTGATTCGGACCGTGATTTCTTCGGGTGGTTGGTGGCAGTTTCCCGTGGGCGGGGGCATCGTGGCCGACTCCCACCCCTTGCGGGAATACGAGGAAACGTGGCATAAAGCATTGGGACTTCTCCACGCGGTGCTCGACGAATGA
- a CDS encoding GNAT family N-acetyltransferase: MQFVSCTYEEHAEAILEIFNEAIVHSTALYDYHPRPLESMVTWFASKKAGNFPVIGLVDEAGQLMGFASYGTFRPWPAYKYTVEHSVYVHKNHRGKGLGEILMKRLIETAQQHDVHVLVGGIDLSNEGSVRLHEKLGFELSGTIRQAAYKFGRWLDLGFYQLVLQTPANPVEG; encoded by the coding sequence ATGCAGTTCGTTTCTTGCACCTACGAAGAGCACGCCGAAGCGATCTTAGAGATCTTCAACGAAGCGATCGTCCATTCCACGGCGCTCTATGATTACCATCCGCGGCCGTTGGAAAGCATGGTGACGTGGTTTGCCAGCAAGAAGGCCGGTAACTTTCCGGTAATCGGCTTGGTGGATGAAGCCGGCCAATTGATGGGCTTTGCCAGTTACGGCACGTTTCGTCCCTGGCCTGCCTACAAGTACACCGTCGAGCACTCGGTTTACGTCCACAAGAATCATCGCGGCAAAGGTCTTGGCGAGATTCTGATGAAACGCCTGATCGAAACGGCCCAGCAGCATGATGTGCACGTGCTTGTCGGAGGCATCGATCTGAGCAATGAAGGAAGTGTTCGCCTGCACGAGAAACTGGGGTTTGAACTTTCAGGAACCATCCGTCAAGCCGCTTACAAATTCGGCCGCTGGTTAGACCTGGGGTTCTATCAATTGGTGCTGCAAACCCCGGCCAATCCGGTCGAAGGATAG
- a CDS encoding Rieske (2Fe-2S) protein, producing the protein MSNWIDVAAAADCELGQTLEVVAAKRMVAIYHTKDGYFATDGMCAHQGGPIGQGELCGNIVTCPWHGWQYDVTTGKHQLSSIHLDCFPVKVEEGRILVDVPVED; encoded by the coding sequence ATGTCGAACTGGATTGATGTTGCCGCCGCCGCGGACTGCGAACTGGGCCAAACGCTGGAAGTCGTCGCCGCCAAAAGAATGGTCGCCATCTATCACACCAAAGATGGTTACTTCGCAACCGATGGCATGTGCGCCCACCAGGGAGGCCCGATCGGTCAGGGAGAACTATGCGGTAACATCGTGACCTGCCCTTGGCATGGTTGGCAGTATGATGTCACGACGGGAAAGCACCAGCTCAGCTCAATCCATTTGGATTGCTTTCCGGTGAAAGTCGAAGAAGGACGTATCTTGGTAGACGTTCCTGTTGAAGACTAA
- a CDS encoding glycine zipper domain-containing protein, which produces MRKVAPIIYVAVLVSVASLGCRSPYHQDQLGALGAGTGALAGAAIGSASGHTAGGAIIGGLVGATAGSAVGAHMDEVEARNQALFQQRLGRRLEGQTSFDDVIAMSKAGLSDQVITTHIRRHGVAQVPSAPDLIYLKNNGVSDAVINTMQNPPVEVASAPVRERVIVEEHHYGPAPYYGPHWHHRRHYHHRPGVHWGITVGH; this is translated from the coding sequence ATGCGCAAGGTCGCGCCAATCATTTACGTCGCTGTTCTCGTATCGGTCGCTTCGCTGGGTTGCCGTTCGCCCTACCATCAGGACCAACTGGGTGCTTTGGGGGCCGGTACCGGTGCTTTGGCTGGTGCGGCGATTGGTAGTGCATCGGGGCATACAGCAGGTGGTGCCATCATTGGCGGCCTGGTCGGAGCCACCGCCGGATCGGCCGTCGGCGCGCACATGGACGAAGTAGAAGCTCGGAATCAGGCCCTGTTTCAGCAGCGTCTCGGGCGTCGTCTGGAAGGACAAACGAGCTTTGATGATGTCATCGCGATGAGCAAGGCTGGTCTCAGTGACCAAGTGATCACCACGCATATTCGCCGGCATGGCGTCGCCCAGGTGCCATCCGCACCGGACCTGATTTACCTGAAGAACAATGGCGTAAGCGATGCCGTGATCAACACAATGCAGAATCCGCCGGTCGAAGTCGCTTCGGCTCCCGTTCGCGAACGGGTGATCGTCGAAGAACATCACTACGGACCAGCTCCTTATTACGGCCCGCATTGGCATCATCGCCGGCACTACCACCACCGACCTGGGGTACACTGGGGCATCACCGTCGGACATTAG
- a CDS encoding PQQ-binding-like beta-propeller repeat protein, protein MSSERFQDKPEASQSTAKEAATGDHPHLLPPRWIWVVGTLFLLLGIVGFFGRVLGNGPLAGLYDAIWIFRDPAICNVMALIGGFFACFIPLIWFTFASEWPVAIRFTPITLIGLAVVCFFSIFEIQGVSGEMVPRFGYRFGKAPDQRLGEFTAEASDSEDAQSLTLEDDPNAFPQFLGPDRNSRLAGPQLETDWAANPPEELWRMPIGAGWSGFSALDGRIYTMEQRDNEELVTCYDMKTGKPIWGTGIQARHYTVMGYVGPRCTPLLLDGRVYALGATGVFRCLDQRTGEVVWQHDLLEMYGVSPDVEAKNIAWGRANSPLDYELEGRQLVIIPAGGPEKTNKEAMVSLVAFDAETGETVWEGGHEQISYASPSIAQVDGKDQIISINESTITGHDPATGKQLWSFDWPGSSSGNATCSQVHSLGNNRFFVSKGYGQGASTFEVKADGDEYTTEVLWSNARVLKTKFTNVAILDDDVFGLNDGILEKVQLEAKRPEWRERGFGHGQVLLVGDVLLVMGEEGDLAAVDTASEDYHEFARIKALSGEIAPTWNPLCLYGDLLLVRNAEEAACYKLPTKD, encoded by the coding sequence ATGAGTAGCGAACGCTTTCAAGACAAGCCAGAAGCATCCCAGTCCACGGCCAAAGAAGCGGCTACTGGCGATCACCCGCATCTCCTTCCTCCGCGCTGGATTTGGGTGGTGGGCACGTTGTTTTTGCTCTTGGGAATTGTGGGGTTTTTCGGGCGTGTTCTCGGAAACGGACCACTGGCTGGTTTGTACGATGCCATTTGGATTTTCCGTGATCCGGCGATTTGCAATGTGATGGCGTTGATTGGCGGTTTCTTTGCCTGCTTCATCCCGCTCATCTGGTTCACTTTCGCCAGCGAGTGGCCTGTTGCCATTCGATTCACGCCAATCACCTTGATCGGTTTGGCGGTCGTATGTTTCTTCTCGATCTTCGAGATCCAAGGTGTCTCAGGCGAAATGGTTCCCCGGTTTGGCTACCGGTTTGGTAAGGCTCCCGACCAGCGTTTGGGTGAGTTTACCGCGGAAGCAAGTGACTCGGAGGACGCTCAGTCGCTTACGCTGGAAGACGATCCGAATGCCTTTCCGCAGTTCTTAGGGCCTGATCGAAACAGTCGCCTGGCTGGTCCGCAGCTTGAGACCGATTGGGCCGCCAATCCGCCGGAAGAACTCTGGCGGATGCCGATTGGTGCCGGCTGGTCCGGCTTCTCGGCCTTGGATGGTCGGATCTACACGATGGAGCAGCGTGACAACGAAGAGCTTGTGACCTGCTACGACATGAAGACTGGTAAGCCTATCTGGGGAACTGGCATCCAGGCACGTCACTACACGGTGATGGGCTACGTCGGTCCGCGCTGCACTCCCCTGCTCTTGGATGGTCGAGTTTATGCGCTCGGGGCGACGGGAGTCTTTCGATGCTTGGATCAACGCACTGGCGAAGTCGTTTGGCAGCACGATCTGTTAGAGATGTATGGCGTTTCGCCGGATGTCGAAGCCAAGAACATTGCCTGGGGTCGTGCCAACAGTCCTTTGGACTATGAGCTAGAAGGTCGCCAACTTGTGATCATTCCTGCCGGCGGTCCTGAGAAAACGAACAAGGAGGCGATGGTCTCGCTAGTGGCCTTCGATGCGGAAACGGGAGAGACTGTTTGGGAAGGCGGGCACGAACAAATCAGCTACGCTTCACCCAGCATCGCTCAGGTTGATGGCAAGGACCAGATTATCAGCATCAACGAATCGACCATCACGGGACACGATCCGGCGACCGGCAAACAGTTGTGGTCCTTTGATTGGCCGGGTAGTTCCAGTGGCAACGCGACCTGCTCGCAAGTGCATTCGCTGGGAAACAATCGCTTCTTTGTGTCGAAGGGTTATGGGCAAGGCGCGAGTACGTTCGAGGTCAAAGCCGACGGTGATGAATACACCACCGAAGTCTTATGGAGCAATGCCCGCGTCTTGAAGACCAAGTTCACCAACGTTGCGATCCTCGATGATGATGTCTTTGGACTCAATGATGGCATCCTGGAGAAGGTTCAGCTGGAAGCCAAGCGTCCCGAGTGGCGGGAACGTGGTTTTGGTCACGGCCAGGTTTTGCTCGTGGGCGACGTGCTTTTGGTCATGGGAGAAGAAGGTGATCTTGCCGCGGTTGATACCGCCTCGGAAGACTATCACGAGTTCGCACGTATCAAAGCGCTTTCGGGCGAAATCGCACCCACCTGGAACCCGCTCTGTTTATATGGCGATCTGCTGCTGGTGCGAAACGCCGAGGAAGCCGCCTGTTATAAGCTACCCACGAAAGACTAA
- a CDS encoding SDR family NAD(P)-dependent oxidoreductase — METTPESATADFSLKGKVAAVTGAASGIGRAIALQLARQGASLVLHTRSNDHGLRETANLAQSICPEIEVDLLIEDFQDPLQQDRFCQQAWDWSEGIDILVNNAGVDVLTGEAAQLTFEEKLELVYRVDVVSTIRICRTLGTRMKEIPGSSIVNIGWDQAEHGMEGDSGEMFAASKGAIMAFSKSLVKSLAPNVRVNCVAPGWIQTAWGEDSSEYWQARAQREALVQTWGKPEDIAAAVGFLVSPAARFVNGQVIPVNGGFNHGGQLPRDVKES; from the coding sequence ATGGAAACCACCCCGGAATCAGCAACAGCCGATTTCAGTTTAAAAGGAAAAGTCGCGGCCGTGACGGGTGCTGCTAGCGGAATCGGTCGAGCGATTGCTCTGCAATTGGCCCGTCAGGGGGCTTCGCTTGTCTTGCACACCCGCAGCAATGATCACGGTCTCCGCGAGACCGCCAACCTGGCTCAGTCTATCTGTCCCGAGATTGAAGTCGACCTTTTAATCGAAGACTTCCAGGACCCACTGCAGCAAGACCGCTTCTGCCAACAGGCCTGGGATTGGAGCGAAGGTATCGACATTCTGGTCAATAACGCCGGTGTTGATGTGCTGACAGGTGAGGCCGCGCAGCTAACCTTCGAGGAGAAGCTGGAACTCGTCTATCGCGTTGATGTCGTTTCCACGATTCGAATTTGCAGGACACTCGGAACCCGCATGAAGGAAATCCCAGGTAGCAGCATCGTGAACATTGGCTGGGATCAAGCTGAGCATGGGATGGAAGGTGATAGCGGCGAAATGTTTGCCGCCTCGAAAGGCGCGATCATGGCGTTCTCGAAGAGCCTGGTCAAGTCGCTGGCCCCCAACGTTCGCGTGAATTGCGTGGCCCCGGGATGGATTCAAACGGCATGGGGAGAAGACAGCTCAGAGTACTGGCAAGCGAGGGCTCAACGCGAGGCCCTCGTACAGACATGGGGCAAGCCAGAGGATATCGCGGCGGCCGTTGGCTTTCTCGTTTCACCAGCGGCACGATTTGTGAATGGGCAAGTCATTCCGGTCAACGGCGGATTCAATCATGGAGGTCAGCTTCCACGAGACGTGAAGGAGTCTTAA
- a CDS encoding DUF1559 domain-containing protein translates to MRTTSRQGFTLVELLVVIAIIGVLIALLLPAVQQAREAARRMQCTNNLKQWALASHNFADINKGFMPLAAMNSGGTVENGQHYERITFAVSLWPFIEQSALYDQYNIANPFYVSGNIETHRVFVPGYYCPSDKVNVTQAQSDTYWRVMGNYVTNMGNTHLHQNAADQAIYSGSPFGVRHMYRFADLTDGTSNTAGFSEILIASPNQLDDNRGDMLNDEGSPGFMSINTPNSRVPDQCRQCKDTTEDPSHADYRRMPCTQVGSNQEYQIAARSNHPGGVNVSMMDGSVRFVSETVNDSVWTAALSGRGGETLQLP, encoded by the coding sequence ATGCGAACTACCTCACGGCAAGGCTTCACCCTCGTCGAACTTTTAGTCGTTATCGCCATTATCGGGGTGCTCATCGCGCTACTGTTACCGGCGGTCCAACAAGCCCGTGAAGCAGCACGCCGCATGCAGTGCACCAATAACTTGAAGCAGTGGGCATTGGCCTCCCACAACTTCGCAGACATCAACAAAGGGTTCATGCCACTGGCTGCGATGAACAGCGGCGGGACGGTTGAAAACGGACAACACTACGAACGAATCACGTTCGCCGTATCCCTGTGGCCCTTCATCGAACAGTCGGCCCTGTACGATCAGTACAACATTGCTAATCCATTCTACGTATCCGGCAACATCGAAACCCACCGCGTGTTTGTCCCTGGCTACTACTGTCCTTCGGACAAGGTGAACGTCACCCAAGCCCAGTCCGATACTTACTGGCGCGTGATGGGCAACTATGTCACCAACATGGGCAATACCCACTTGCACCAGAACGCGGCCGACCAGGCTATTTACAGTGGGTCGCCTTTCGGGGTTCGTCACATGTATCGCTTCGCCGACCTGACCGATGGTACGTCGAACACGGCTGGCTTCTCTGAAATCTTGATCGCTTCGCCGAACCAACTCGATGACAACCGCGGCGACATGCTCAACGACGAAGGAAGCCCCGGCTTCATGTCGATCAACACGCCCAACTCGCGTGTTCCGGATCAGTGTCGTCAGTGTAAAGATACTACCGAAGATCCATCCCACGCCGATTACCGCCGGATGCCATGCACCCAGGTCGGTAGCAACCAGGAATACCAGATCGCTGCCCGCAGCAATCACCCAGGCGGCGTGAACGTAAGCATGATGGATGGCTCGGTCCGATTCGTTTCCGAGACCGTTAATGACAGCGTTTGGACTGCTGCGTTGTCGGGTCGCGGTGGCGAAACGCTGCAGCTCCCATAA
- a CDS encoding TlpA family protein disulfide reductase produces MLRLSLLSIVALFSLTLPRLALGQIAAPGMQMVPVKNVSIDEALAGVRWQGRVPSPASIGDKTPIVMVYASWCPKCNVWSPELFAQIHEMIRDQPVVLFAINADETTRGVSYAVERNLVGPNIFHGDDPSIVQRMGFQSELFMYSVFQDGVQSGRRSAGSYYPKDDGSKEFSIVRDMKSGMGGSFSILTSDMSPRLREVLWPAEIGAKLDERSLISLRKKMDDSLADEFNTAVSDYLNRQVETIKTSREGSIPEQIKGYEIAEMVATDFKSTPQGRACRELVDTLEEDETFQNELTAKKLYDQGKQKANSAVTLKRMMGRVISRYADTHYGQEAQKAIDAVQ; encoded by the coding sequence TTGCTTCGTCTTTCGCTACTTTCGATCGTCGCGCTGTTCTCTCTAACTTTGCCTAGACTGGCCTTGGGGCAGATTGCTGCTCCTGGCATGCAGATGGTCCCTGTCAAAAATGTCTCGATCGACGAAGCGCTAGCCGGCGTGCGTTGGCAGGGCAGGGTTCCGTCACCGGCATCGATTGGCGACAAGACCCCGATCGTCATGGTCTATGCGTCGTGGTGTCCCAAGTGCAACGTTTGGTCGCCCGAACTCTTCGCTCAAATCCACGAAATGATTCGCGACCAGCCGGTTGTGCTCTTCGCCATCAATGCGGATGAAACCACCCGCGGCGTCAGCTACGCCGTAGAACGTAACTTGGTTGGGCCGAACATCTTTCATGGCGACGATCCTTCAATCGTGCAACGGATGGGCTTTCAAAGCGAACTGTTTATGTACTCTGTCTTCCAAGATGGCGTGCAATCGGGGCGACGTTCCGCCGGCAGCTACTACCCTAAGGACGATGGCTCGAAGGAGTTCTCGATTGTTCGCGACATGAAATCGGGTATGGGTGGCAGTTTCTCGATCCTGACATCGGATATGTCCCCACGACTGCGGGAAGTTCTCTGGCCTGCGGAAATCGGTGCGAAGTTGGACGAGCGTTCGCTCATCTCTCTGCGTAAGAAAATGGACGACTCGCTGGCAGACGAGTTCAACACGGCCGTTAGCGACTACTTGAACCGTCAAGTTGAAACGATCAAAACCTCGCGTGAAGGATCCATTCCTGAGCAGATCAAAGGCTACGAGATCGCCGAAATGGTGGCCACCGACTTCAAGTCGACGCCACAAGGGCGTGCCTGCCGAGAACTGGTCGACACGCTGGAAGAAGATGAAACCTTTCAGAATGAACTGACCGCGAAGAAGCTTTACGATCAGGGCAAGCAGAAAGCAAATTCAGCGGTCACGCTCAAACGGATGATGGGTCGCGTCATCAGTCGCTACGCTGATACCCACTATGGCCAGGAAGCCCAAAAGGCGATCGACGCCGTCCAGTAG
- a CDS encoding DUF6513 domain-containing protein: protein MPKPHIHFVTGKLAESSLRSVLGQLAPKAGFEYSVQVLNITVAALMTADWIANRIQVPAEATQVMVTGYCRGDLKLIEEVAKVPVERGPKDLRQLPDWFDQPSLADDYGQYDIEIIAEINHAPSFTLEEIVAEARELRAAGADRIDVGCDPGSIWTGVADCVRALRDEGLNVSVDSLEPQEIAPAVKAGAGLVLSVNSSNREYAADWGCEVVVIPDDPKTLKGFDETINYLVGKNVPFRLDPILEPISFGFTESIVRYHETRRRYPDAEMMMGIGNLTELTDADSAGINVMLLGVCQELGIRSVLTTQVINWARTSVRECDLARRLMRYALEHRTLPKRIEPKLVTLRDPKLSEPTEEELAQLPQQLKDKNYRLFVAQQMLHLICSDLHLQDEDPFSLFEKLEATNPSNLNPSHAFYLGFELCKAMTAFHLGKQYRQDEALDWGYLTHAEESHRINPHKNRRKFQEPGEPDDES from the coding sequence ATGCCAAAGCCTCACATTCATTTCGTTACCGGGAAGCTGGCCGAATCGTCTCTGCGAAGTGTCCTGGGCCAATTGGCGCCCAAGGCAGGTTTTGAGTACTCGGTCCAGGTTCTCAACATTACCGTAGCTGCCTTGATGACGGCCGACTGGATTGCCAATCGCATTCAGGTGCCGGCTGAGGCGACCCAGGTGATGGTCACAGGCTACTGTCGTGGCGACTTGAAGCTGATCGAAGAAGTCGCCAAGGTTCCAGTTGAACGCGGCCCTAAGGATCTGCGGCAACTGCCGGACTGGTTTGATCAGCCGTCGCTGGCCGATGACTACGGCCAGTACGATATCGAGATCATCGCCGAGATCAATCACGCGCCGAGCTTTACTCTGGAAGAGATTGTGGCCGAGGCTCGCGAGCTCCGCGCCGCTGGTGCAGATCGTATCGATGTGGGTTGCGATCCAGGCAGTATCTGGACGGGTGTTGCCGATTGCGTGAGAGCCCTCCGTGACGAAGGTCTGAACGTGTCGGTCGATAGCCTTGAGCCGCAAGAGATCGCTCCTGCCGTGAAAGCCGGGGCCGGCCTGGTATTGTCGGTGAATTCAAGCAATCGCGAGTATGCCGCCGATTGGGGTTGCGAAGTCGTCGTGATCCCGGATGATCCGAAAACTCTCAAAGGATTCGACGAGACGATCAACTACCTGGTAGGTAAGAACGTCCCCTTTCGCTTGGATCCGATTCTCGAGCCAATCTCGTTTGGCTTTACCGAGAGTATCGTCCGTTACCATGAAACGCGGCGACGTTATCCCGATGCCGAGATGATGATGGGAATCGGTAACCTGACCGAACTGACTGATGCCGATTCTGCCGGCATCAACGTGATGCTCTTAGGCGTTTGCCAGGAACTAGGCATTCGTAGCGTGCTGACCACGCAGGTCATCAATTGGGCCCGTACGAGCGTTCGCGAGTGCGACCTGGCTCGGCGGTTGATGCGATACGCACTAGAGCATCGAACCCTTCCCAAGCGGATCGAACCCAAGCTGGTTACGCTGCGTGATCCGAAACTGAGTGAGCCGACTGAAGAAGAACTAGCTCAGTTGCCACAGCAGTTAAAGGATAAAAACTACCGCCTTTTCGTTGCCCAGCAGATGCTGCACTTGATTTGCAGTGACCTCCATTTGCAGGACGAAGATCCATTCTCCCTTTTCGAGAAATTAGAAGCGACCAATCCCAGCAATTTGAACCCGTCACACGCGTTCTATCTTGGCTTCGAGTTATGCAAGGCAATGACGGCGTTTCATCTCGGGAAACAATACCGGCAGGACGAAGCACTCGACTGGGGCTACCTGACGCACGCCGAAGAGTCGCATCGTATCAACCCGCATAAAAATCGTCGCAAGTTCCAAGAGCCCGGGGAGCCCGACGATGAATCGTAG
- a CDS encoding esterase/lipase family protein, whose product MEARDHQEFDRKQRVILIHGLSGNRWVLGSLNRFLKRNNYQTTRWCYRSVGNSVMNHAQRLRAFLESEADSPEPLHFVTHSMGGIILRAVLADMKWHQPGRLVMLAPPNHGSRVAYLAAKGLHYLCPALSDLSTSPDSLVHRLPMVESLDTGVIAGTQDLLVHLESTYIANQADHVLVPCGHNRILRHPESLQETLYFLKNGRFTEGARRVAPTASPRGVVV is encoded by the coding sequence ATGGAAGCACGAGACCATCAAGAGTTCGATCGCAAGCAGCGGGTTATCTTGATTCACGGACTGTCAGGCAACCGGTGGGTGCTGGGGTCGCTCAATCGATTTCTAAAGCGTAACAACTACCAGACGACACGGTGGTGTTACCGCAGCGTGGGAAACAGCGTGATGAACCACGCCCAGCGACTGCGTGCGTTTTTAGAAAGTGAAGCCGATTCGCCTGAGCCGTTGCATTTCGTCACGCATAGCATGGGAGGCATTATCTTGCGGGCCGTGCTCGCGGATATGAAATGGCACCAACCAGGCAGACTCGTCATGTTGGCACCGCCCAATCATGGGTCGCGAGTCGCTTATCTGGCTGCCAAGGGGCTGCACTACCTCTGCCCTGCCCTGTCCGATCTTTCTACTTCGCCGGATAGCCTGGTGCACCGCCTGCCGATGGTGGAATCGCTCGATACCGGTGTGATTGCTGGGACGCAGGATCTGCTGGTTCACCTGGAAAGCACCTATATCGCAAACCAGGCCGATCATGTGCTGGTGCCGTGTGGGCATAATCGCATCTTGCGCCACCCGGAATCTCTGCAAGAGACGTTGTACTTCCTGAAGAATGGTCGCTTCACCGAAGGTGCCCGTCGCGTGGCTCCAACCGCTTCTCCCCGTGGAGTTGTGGTATGA